Genomic DNA from Garra rufa chromosome 22, GarRuf1.0, whole genome shotgun sequence:
TAAATGAGCGTCTTTATTTCCTCTCAGAAAGCAAAGCTGGGCATGAAGATCTGAGGCGGATGAGGACTGACAGACGGACGCTCTCGTGTCTTTCATCTGTAAATCGCTCTCGCTGCAGCTTCAGTGTTACTCTGCCATCTGCCGTACCGCACAGGAAGTGAATGTGATGTCATATCCTGTGTCCTGGCGGATCAACATATCAGACGTTTGCTCCACCGCTGAAGCTGACCGTACGTACTGGAGGACTGAAGCAATATCATCAAAACAAGGTCGTCTTATTTTtaacaggttaaaaaaaaaatgttagagaATCTGGATTTTAAACAACAGCACCGCCACACGCTTTTAAAGCAACGCTAGTTAGCGCCGTTTAGTCCTGTAGTCTTCAGCTCAGTCGACATGTTCAAAGCACACTCCTGTCCTAAAGGACCTGAAGGAGACACTCCAGTATGTACAGTACGAATCGGATCAGACGGCGGCGAACGTTCAGGAACGGACTCAAGTGTTTTTGTGAAATTATGCAAGATTGTTTTTCTGGTTTGGCTGCATCCacacattcactcactcactgtATTTAaagaagtgttttttattttaatgtaaatgatatTAACATCTTTCTGTAGCATTCTGGTTTGTTTTTAGCATGTGCGTGTCGGAGGTGTGGATGGACGTCTGCGCTCCATGTGCAATAACTGTTTGTATGTGAACGTTTTGAGAAgagtgtaatttatttaaaataaagggATTAATAAATTcagacattttaatttatttcacacGATTGGAGATTTACTTTATCAACCTCTTCAGAGTTGAATTTAGTTTCTCAGACCAGTGTCTTTGGTGTTTACTTTCACAGTTTAACTCATCAAAAATAACTATTTGTCCTTTTCTGAGTCTAATGTGTTTTGAGTGATTGAGTGGTTTGGGAAGCTTCCGCTTAAAATGACTGAAACAGATGTCAAATAATAAGATTAGCGATATGGAGGAAGACAACAGATACTACATTCTTATGGTCTATTCTGTTGATTTAATGAGCATATTCCGTAAATAATTCACTGGAAATTCTCTCGTATTTCCTTCCAAATTCCATTCACATCTCTTTCCCCGTTTGCTTTTTATGTGGATGTTTTACGATGTAATTTTCTCCGCATTTCACTTCTAATCCCAGTGTTTACTAGAAGGTTTCTAAAGAAGGGAAGTGCAATTAATGTCAAAATGAAGAAAAGCACTTAGAAATACCCATCACTCTTCCAGATAATGGAAATCATGTGCAAGGGGAAAGGTTGATATTAGCATTCACATCAACAGAtgatcattttgtttattttaagcgCTTCAGTTACGTTCTACAAAATCACTGTGAGATAACTGTTATGGAAGAGTGTTTccaccacaaaaaaaaataaaaaaaggttattgcaactttttcatctcacaattttaaggtttatatcacacaataatCTAAATTCTAGTAAAactaaagattttttttcctgcaattctgattttgcTTCGTTTTCACCAAAGAATAAAGCTGTTTGCAggtattttctcacaattctgtgtgatatgaactcaaaattctgaAACTCAACTCcagaatataaattaaaaatgcatttacttttttctgttttttttttctacatttcaGACCTTTTGGATGCAATACGGAGTTCAAATCTTGCTTTTTTTGAGTTTAtactgaattgcaagaaaaaaattagatAACCCAGAATTGCAAGGGAAACAAGattatatttttcttaccctattggcagattattttgctttcaaGCGAAAACGCAccttattttgacttgttttttctgaaaacgagatAATTTTTACTTCTCTAGAAAAACGttcttggtttaagaattttatgatattttggctggaaacaagacaaaaaaaaacaaagtatgaaaagctttttttgcagtgtagttctcattcttggtgtgaacaggccctTATATCCAATACACAATTTCCCCACAAAAATAACAAGAACAGAAACGTCAGTAGAACTCAATAGTTTTAATATAGACTTCAGTTGTTTCtctacacatatatatatatatacttttgctGTACCATATTTCTATAGAAACTCTCTATAATCAGTCTAGTTATGCATGTTTGGTGTTAACTATCATTGATTGTCACACAGACAGCAGCTCCTGGATCGAGTTCAGTGTGGAGTCATTTCTCTGCATATCAGTTAAGTTTCCACACTATAGTGACCCATATTGAGCATTGGAGGCCAATGATGACCAATAGTGCTTAACAGTGACTGGAGGTGACCAACGGTGGCAGATGGAGACCAATGGTGACTAAATGAGACCTTTGGAGACCAATGGTGGCAGATTGAGATCTTTGGAGAACAAATAGTGACCTTTGGAGACCAATGGTGACCAATAGTGCTCAACAGTGACTGATGGAGACCTTTGGAGACCAATGGTGGCAGATGGAGACCTTTGGAGACCAATGGTGGCAGATGGAGACCTTTGGAGATCAATGGTGGCAGATGGAGACCTTTGGAGACCAATGGTGGCAGATGGAGACCTTTGGAGACCAATGGTGGCAGATGGAGACCTTTGGAGACCAATGGTGGCAGATGGAGACCTTTGGAGACCAATGGTGGCAGATGGAGACCTTTGGAGACCAATGGTGGCAGATGGAGACCTTTGGAGACCAATGGTGGCAGATGGAGACCTTTGGAGACCAATGGTGGCAGATGGAGACCTTTGGAGACCAATGGTGGCAGATGGAGACCTTTGGAGACCAATGGTGGCAGATGGAGACCTTTGGAGACCAATGGTGGCAGATGGAGACCTTTGGAGACCAATGGTGACCAACAGTGACTGATAGAGATCTCTGGAGATCAGTAGTGACCGATAGTGACCGGTGTCCACCAGGACAGTCTTAAGATGGCGTGCTGAAGCCTTTCAGTCTTTCAGCTCAGATTAGCAGCAGGTGTTTCCAGTGAAACATCGTCACAATCTCACTGTTTCCCAGACTCTGACACGCTGACGGACATGCAGCGGCACTGCTTGACGCGCTGGATCTTGCGGTAGCGGACGGCCGGCTGCAGGTCGGGGCACTCGAGCTCCACGGTGAGGCTGGTGAAGCGCTGCGGCCTGCAGAAGGCGCACGACTGGAACGACTCCTGCTCCTTCCTGACGTGCCGCGGGATGTAGAAGGAGTTGCACTGGCCGTAGCAGAAGCGGTTGATGACGGTGCGGCTCTTGCAGCCCTCCTGACTGACCGTCTGCCGCAGCGGCTGCGTCTTGCACCAGTCGCTCTTCAGGTACTTGCGCTCCGTCACCACCAGAGCTTCCTGGCTGGAGGCCAGCACTTCCTGTTTGCGTGCGCGCCGGTCGGAGGTGTTGGAGCTGGTCTTGTAGGGCGAAGGGATGGATCCCTGCGGTCGGTTCTTGCGGCCGGCGGAGGTGATGCACAGCAGGCCGGCGAGCAGCAGCCACAGCGCCACCTTACAGCTCATCCTggaacagacagagagagaccTCCTGATCATTACACACCTGTGAGTACTAGGAAATGCCATCCGCAATATTTTTGGTCAATAAATAAAGTAGTTGCTactaatactatatatatatatatatatatatatatatatatatatatatatatatatatatatatatatatatatatatatgtatatgttataaaTTGAAGCTTACAAAATTATAAGACAGTcattttccaaaatgcatcacttGATTGATTGAGTTTTTAGATTCCATTTCAGGCAATTTCCTCTTGTTGTTATTGCAGTTCAGATTGCAGTGTATGAAGCTCTGTAATGCTATAATGAGCAGTCACACAAACCACAGCCCACACCGCAGTGTTGAAAAGCACGTTTACATGGACGTTTGATGCTCATGAAACTCTAGACTGACAGTAGTGTAAATGCAGGAGCTCTTGACCTCCACGCAAACAGCCAGAACTCACTGTAAGCAAATAAAACCAGAAAAACCTCTTAAATACTGCTCATTCTTTGAAAAGAGGGAATGAGTTTGTGACTCTACTGATTCACTGCTGACATGCATGAGCTTCATTTACACACGCAAGACACCGAAACACTCCAGAGAGCCCTGGGAACATCTCAATAGTGGCTCTAGTATATCGCACACACTCTTCAAACTCACAGATGCACACACTCACGTACAATCACTCATTCCTTCGCTCACACAGACACTCAGTGACAATTACACTCACACATATGCAAACAATCACACTCTCGCATGCACACATTCACTATCATACATGCACACTTGCACAAGCATATTCGCACTAACATGCGTGCACACAGATGTTCAGTGACTCACACAATGTCATATGGTGCACAACTGTCACACCATTCACTCATGCACACACTCATTCAAGCACATTTTCCAGCtcagtcattcattcacacaAATGCGCACACTCACTCACTTATTCACTCACATTCATACTTCACACACTCGCAGATGCACAAACATGCCCCCATGCACTctcactcacacaaacacacttgcaTATTCTCACGCTCAGTCACACACTCTCACAAATGCACGCTCACACTTACCCCTCTCTTGCACTAACACACACACTCATTCATTGATGCACACACACTCAGTAAAAATTACACTTACACATATGCAAACACAATCACAGTCACTCAGTGATTCGCTGGTACTATCACTGGTGCATACTTACACTCACATGCACAAACATACTCACaccattcactcactcactcaatcTTAGTGACACATGCTCTCTCATTCACTCGCATGTGCActtacactctctcacacacacacacacacacacacacacacacacacacacacttaaactcACATGTGCACACACTCGCAGATGCACAAACAAACTtatattcacatacacacacaatctCTCACACAAACTTAAACTCATGCACAAACACCCTCACAAAGTATGTGACTCTCACAAATGTTCTGAAAGCTTCACACTCACATTCACACACTTTTTTCTTAATTAAAACCACAAGAAACGGATTTCTTTTATTTGGATATAATGGAGTTAATTAGGCTTTTACTGCAACATTCCTGCCTGTTAAAACAACATTCATTTAGTAAAGGAGAAAACGTGAGTTTCTCTGTATTTCTGTGTTGatttatgggtcaaagacgttaagatgtccacgttttacaatttaaaaaagtgattttatgttcatagaaagcacattaaatgtaagcaaagtgtctacttttaaggttttggagaataaaatgtcaaaatttggttgaagtaATGTTACATTATCGTTAAGAGGTACACAATATATATGTAAACATTCAAACAACGttcttattctgacttgtgcatattaaaatatagaaaagcataagggagcatattcagttttgtttaaaatgagtaaaaagattcttactgacaaatgggcactAATTTTTACTAATTAGTATTtgaggtgaaagtaatttgtcttttaatatgtcataaattgatttttgttgtaaatatgcctgacaagattgttacactgaatgacatttcagtaaattttctgtaaattatgtgataaaaaaaaaagaaaaaaaaaagtgatttattttttgctcagaaaaacaattgctattaaattaaactgaaaacttttacatattttttggggaaaacaaccatttaaagcagtattgcacttattgttttaatgtttaaactCTTTTTCGTCTTTGGTCCACATACAGGTAAacctattgttctatctattgttctgtctgtctaacatctatctgtctgtcatctatcgttctatttatctatctgtatTTCTGTGTAGATACATGGGTCAAAGACTCTAAGATGTCCATGTTTTATAAAATGTCCCTTAGTGATttcatgtccatagaaagcacattacatgtaagtaaagtgtctacttttaaggttttgaagaataaaatgtcaaaatttggttgaattaatgttacattgtcagtcagtgtaacacaatatttatgtaaaaattctaacatgcttattctgacttgtacattttaaaataaatgaataagggagcatattacatttttactgttttaaatgagtaaaaagatcttactgacaaatgggcaaaacccattagaaaaatgtagaattacaactaattagtatttggggtgaaaataaataatttttgtaattaattgttacacttgattgttacactgaatgaaatTTTAGTGAGTGTCTTCTGTAAATGAGgggaaaatgtatatttattttttgctcagaaaaacaaaaacaaaaaatgcaataaaattaaacaaaactttaatgtttttggTGGAAAAACAACTTAAACGGTTAAactctttttcgtctttgacccacatacaGGTAAacctattgttctatctatctgtctgtctgtctgtgtagaTATATGATAGATATAATATCCCCTTAGTGATTTTGTgttcatagaaagcacattaattttaagcaaagtgtctacttttaaggttttggagaataaaatgtcaaaatttggttgaattaatgttacattgtcagtCAGTGTAACACAATGTTTCTGTAAAAATGCAAACAACGTGCTTATTctggagcatattacattttaccGTTTTAAATGAGTGAAAagattcttactgacaaatgggtgAAACTTTATTAATtacaaaatgtagaattacagctaattagtatttggggtgaaagtaattcatcttttaatgtcAATTAATTTTTGTTACActagattgttacactgaatgacattttagtgggtgtcttctctAAAttaggaaaaatgtatgatatttattttttgctcagaaaaacaaaaccaaaaatgcaattaaaatagaaaactttttcgtattttttgggaaaaacaaccatttaaagcagtattacacttattgcttttatgcttaaaccctttttcgtcttggCCCATATACAAGTAAACCTGAGGTCAGAAACGGTCTTTAATTGTAGTTAGCACAGGGTAGATGTGAATAATAGTTTGAGGTGTTACAGGTAACAGTCCTGGTCAGTTAGGAGTCAATATTTTGAGCTGTTTCCTGACATGCAGACGGAGTGTTTGAGGCCTAATGTGTTGAGTTCTGCCATCTAATGATTAAAGATATATTTAGTTCTGACTGAATCTGTCCTCGTGTTCTTTCTGGGGTCGAAGCGTTTCACCCTGAGCTTTCGCTTGGTTTCCTGTGAAGACAGGAAGTCACAGATTAACTTTAATTTGTCACTTTGTCTGCAGTCAGCAGAGTTTGGAAGGATTGGGTCTCTGGAGCGATCCGTCAATCACGCCGGACATCTTTAGCACAGATGTGGCGTCGCCGGAAGGAAAAACAAATGTGAGTGATTCATTCCCATAAACCAAATATTTACAAAGCGGCTCTTTGTCGTGAATCAAAGCTCCGCGCTTTCATTCCAGAGAGCGTCAAGGTTGAACCTTGCTTTTTAGCTTGTTCCTGTTCTTGATTAGAAATCTCCAGGAACGACAGGCTTTTGTTTTTGCTCTCTGAAGCCTGACGGCTGTGGGAATCTCATCTATAGGCTGCTGTTGGCTGTTTGTGTGACGATGAGGAACGAGGCTGGTTGCGTTAGCGTTGGGGATCGGGAGTTTGATATCGCGCCGCATAAATCTGACGACCCCGATCTCGCTCCGTCTTAAACTCCTGGCTTTCTGTTGCACAAGACGTCCAGCGTCACTGAAAGTGTGTTTAGGAGCGGATGACTGCGGATCCGTCTCTCTGAGTGTCTCTGGAGGCTTTAACTGCTGAAGGTCACGATGCTGGAGACGCTTGTGTTTGATTTAGTCGTTCAGTCTTTATTTGAGCTGTCAGACGGGTTTCTCTCTCATCTGATAAGATTAAGCTCTTCTAGAACTGGAAACTCTAGTCTCTCTCTCTGACAAATGATTTAACCCTCATAATGCATTCAGAATCTGTGTGGCATTTTAACATTCTGGGTCTGTTTGGATATGAAGAACATTC
This window encodes:
- the grem2b gene encoding gremlin-2b: MSCKVALWLLLAGLLCITSAGRKNRPQGSIPSPYKTSSNTSDRRARKQEVLASSQEALVVTERKYLKSDWCKTQPLRQTVSQEGCKSRTVINRFCYGQCNSFYIPRHVRKEQESFQSCAFCRPQRFTSLTVELECPDLQPAVRYRKIQRVKQCRCMSVSVSESGKQ